Proteins co-encoded in one Listeria ivanovii subsp. ivanovii genomic window:
- a CDS encoding class A sortase — translation MLKKTIAIIILVIGLLLIFSPFIKNGIVKYLSSHETIEQYQPEDIKKNNEKEATFDFESVQLPSMTSVVKGAANYDKDAVVGSIAVPSVDINLLVFKGTNTANLLAGATTMRPDQVMGKGNYPLAGHHMRDESMLFGPVMKIKEGDKIYMTDLENLYEYEVTETKTIDETEVSVIDETKDARITLITCDKPTETTKRFVAVGELEKTEKLTKELENKYFPK, via the coding sequence ATGTTAAAGAAAACAATCGCAATAATTATTTTAGTCATCGGTTTACTGTTGATTTTTTCCCCATTCATTAAAAATGGGATCGTAAAGTATTTAAGTAGCCACGAAACTATCGAGCAATATCAACCAGAAGATATTAAGAAAAACAATGAAAAAGAAGCAACTTTTGATTTCGAAAGTGTGCAACTTCCATCGATGACTTCTGTTGTCAAAGGTGCAGCAAACTATGATAAAGATGCTGTAGTTGGTTCTATTGCGGTTCCTTCTGTAGATATTAATTTACTTGTTTTTAAAGGAACAAATACAGCTAATTTACTTGCTGGAGCGACAACTATGCGCCCTGATCAAGTAATGGGGAAAGGTAATTATCCACTCGCAGGACACCATATGCGTGATGAATCCATGCTGTTTGGCCCAGTTATGAAAATCAAAGAAGGCGACAAAATTTACATGACTGATCTAGAAAATTTATACGAATATGAAGTAACAGAAACAAAAACAATTGATGAGACTGAAGTTAGTGTTATTGATGAAACAAAAGATGCAAGAATTACACTAATTACATGTGATAAACCAACTGAAACAACGAAACGTTTTGTGGCAGTGGGTGAATTAGAAAAAACAGAAAAACTAACAAAAGAACTTGAAAATAAATATTTCCCTAAATAA
- a CDS encoding TVP38/TMEM64 family protein gives MNLWQDMMNFFSYDNLMYWLSEYRSLGPLLAFLLPFIEAFLPFLPFILFVVVNVNAYGLLGGFIISVTAAIAGSLCVFLLARKLGQTRFLRFISGHKQIKRVMEWIDRHGFSPIFILLVMPFTPSSAVNIVAGLSKIKVYQFLLALIGGKIVKVFAISYIGYDFVDLIHEPFKLTILIVCVVILWFIGKRLEHWMSGKNLK, from the coding sequence ATGAATTTGTGGCAGGATATGATGAACTTCTTTTCTTATGATAATTTGATGTACTGGCTAAGTGAGTATCGGAGTTTAGGACCTCTTTTAGCTTTTCTCTTACCTTTCATTGAAGCATTTTTACCTTTTTTACCGTTTATTTTATTTGTTGTCGTGAATGTGAATGCTTACGGATTACTTGGTGGATTTATCATTTCTGTTACTGCTGCAATTGCTGGCAGTCTTTGTGTCTTTCTTCTTGCGCGAAAACTTGGACAAACTCGCTTTTTACGATTTATTTCTGGTCATAAGCAAATTAAACGAGTCATGGAATGGATCGATAGACATGGTTTTAGTCCGATATTCATTCTACTCGTTATGCCTTTTACTCCTTCCTCTGCAGTTAACATTGTTGCAGGACTTTCGAAAATAAAAGTCTATCAATTCTTGCTTGCCCTTATAGGCGGGAAAATTGTCAAAGTTTTTGCTATTAGTTATATTGGTTATGATTTTGTTGATTTGATTCACGAGCCATTCAAGCTAACTATTCTCATCGTTTGTGTGGTAATTCTTTGGTTTATCGGAAAACGACTGGAACATTGGATGTCCGGAAAAAATCTAAAATAA
- the queG gene encoding tRNA epoxyqueuosine(34) reductase QueG, translated as MDTEPNYSKLKKELIAYAHEIGIQKIGFTTADPFLFLKERLLESEALDLFTGFEHPIIDERVYPELIFQEPQSIIAIALAYPSKLKEAPISKKEGRRGVFARASWGIDYHTILREKLALLETFLAERLPDVRMKSMVDTGELSDVAVAERAGIGWRGKNTLLITPEYGSWVYLGEMITNIPFEPDQPASDLCASCNQCVKACPTGSLLGEGKMNPKICLSYLTQTKDFLDEKYREVLHNRLYGCDTCQVVCPYNRGHDFHFHEEMEPNPELVRPELKPLLKISNRAFKEQFGDMAGSWRGKKPIQRNAIIILARYKDKTAVPDLIECLQNDPRPVIRGTAGWALRKIGGDEAEKAIEKALQIEQDEQVLQELAAMPN; from the coding sequence ATGGATACAGAACCAAATTATAGTAAACTAAAAAAAGAATTAATTGCTTATGCACACGAAATTGGTATTCAAAAAATCGGCTTCACAACAGCTGACCCATTTTTGTTTTTGAAAGAGCGATTATTAGAATCAGAAGCATTAGATTTGTTTACCGGTTTTGAACATCCTATTATTGATGAAAGGGTGTATCCAGAACTCATCTTCCAAGAACCGCAGTCGATTATTGCGATTGCACTTGCCTACCCATCCAAATTAAAAGAAGCACCAATAAGTAAAAAAGAAGGAAGACGCGGCGTATTTGCTAGAGCTTCTTGGGGAATTGATTATCACACCATTTTACGAGAAAAATTAGCCCTACTAGAAACTTTTTTGGCTGAACGATTACCAGATGTTCGGATGAAATCAATGGTTGATACAGGAGAACTTTCTGATGTAGCAGTTGCGGAACGAGCAGGTATTGGTTGGCGCGGAAAAAACACTCTACTGATAACCCCAGAATACGGCTCGTGGGTCTATTTAGGTGAAATGATAACTAATATTCCTTTTGAACCAGATCAACCCGCGAGTGACCTCTGTGCGAGTTGTAATCAATGCGTTAAAGCTTGTCCAACAGGTTCACTTCTTGGTGAGGGCAAAATGAATCCTAAAATATGTTTAAGCTATCTTACGCAAACAAAAGACTTCTTAGATGAAAAATATCGCGAAGTGTTGCATAATCGTTTGTATGGCTGTGATACTTGCCAAGTTGTTTGTCCATACAACAGAGGACATGATTTTCATTTTCATGAAGAAATGGAACCAAATCCGGAACTTGTTCGTCCAGAATTAAAGCCGTTACTTAAAATATCTAATCGCGCTTTTAAAGAGCAGTTCGGTGATATGGCTGGATCATGGCGTGGGAAAAAGCCTATTCAGCGCAATGCTATTATTATTTTAGCGCGTTATAAAGATAAAACAGCTGTCCCAGATTTAATAGAGTGTTTACAAAACGATCCACGACCAGTTATCCGAGGAACTGCTGGCTGGGCATTACGCAAAATTGGCGGAGATGAGGCAGAAAAAGCCATCGAAAAAGCTCTCCAAATTGAACAAGACGAGCAAGTACTCCAAGAATTAGCAGCTATGCCAAATTAA
- a CDS encoding DNA-3-methyladenine glycosylase yields MNPIISKDFFEKKTTVEIARDILGMRLVHQTDKGKMSGYIVETEAYLGATDMAAHSFRNLKTKRTNIMFQPAGTIYMYQMHRQVLLNFITMKAGIPEAVLIRAIEPEESCEKEMEQNRNGKTGIELTNGPGKTTQALGLSMKDYGKTLFDSNIWLEEAKIPHLIEATNRIGVPNKGVATHYPLRFTVKGSPYISAQRKGLISTNIWQ; encoded by the coding sequence ATGAATCCAATTATCTCTAAAGATTTTTTTGAAAAAAAAACGACGGTAGAAATAGCAAGAGACATCCTTGGTATGCGTCTAGTTCATCAGACTGATAAAGGGAAGATGTCTGGGTACATTGTGGAAACAGAAGCATATTTAGGCGCAACCGATATGGCAGCCCATAGCTTTAGAAACCTTAAAACAAAGCGAACAAACATTATGTTTCAACCAGCAGGAACTATTTATATGTACCAAATGCATCGCCAAGTATTGCTTAACTTCATTACGATGAAGGCAGGAATTCCGGAAGCCGTGCTAATTCGTGCTATTGAGCCAGAAGAATCATGTGAAAAGGAAATGGAACAAAACAGAAACGGAAAAACAGGAATCGAATTAACAAATGGTCCAGGAAAAACAACACAAGCTTTAGGATTAAGTATGAAAGATTACGGGAAAACTCTCTTTGATAGTAATATTTGGTTGGAAGAAGCGAAAATCCCGCATTTAATAGAAGCAACTAATCGAATTGGCGTACCGAACAAAGGTGTAGCAACCCATTATCCGCTAAGATTCACTGTCAAAGGAAGCCCCTATATTTCAGCTCAGCGAAAAGGACTAATTTCCACTAATATTTGGCAATAA
- the trmL gene encoding tRNA (uridine(34)/cytosine(34)/5-carboxymethylaminomethyluridine(34)-2'-O)-methyltransferase TrmL yields the protein MPNHIVLYQPEIPANTGNISRTCAGTDTYLHLIRPLGFSTDDKMLKRAGLDYWDNVKLTYYDSIDEFFEKNQGGEFYYITKFGRHVYSDIDYSDTTKNYFFIFGKETTGLPDALLQENEENCLRIPMTDHIRSLNLSNTAAVLAYEALRQQNFGALLQEPNYDRKIFKD from the coding sequence ATGCCAAACCATATTGTACTTTATCAACCAGAAATCCCTGCAAATACAGGGAATATCTCTAGAACTTGTGCCGGAACCGATACTTATTTACACTTAATTCGTCCACTTGGTTTTTCCACAGATGACAAAATGTTAAAACGTGCAGGGCTTGATTACTGGGATAATGTAAAACTTACTTATTATGATTCTATCGATGAGTTTTTTGAGAAGAATCAAGGCGGAGAATTCTACTATATTACTAAATTCGGTCGTCATGTTTATAGTGATATTGATTATAGCGATACAACGAAAAACTATTTTTTCATTTTTGGTAAAGAAACGACCGGATTACCAGATGCACTTTTACAAGAAAATGAAGAAAATTGTTTACGGATTCCGATGACAGACCATATCCGCTCACTTAATTTATCCAACACAGCGGCGGTTTTAGCCTATGAAGCACTTCGTCAACAGAATTTTGGGGCGCTTTTACAAGAACCCAATTATGATAGAAAGATTTTTAAAGATTAA
- a CDS encoding glycosyltransferase family 2 protein, producing the protein MNKEMDYSCIVPVFNEEEVLVKTYQRLTDVMQSLDGTYEIIFVNDGSKDLTRSILQKLSTEDNCVKALHFSRNFGHQIAITAGANYASGKAVIVIDADLQDPPELIVQMVKKWKEGYQVVYAKRLKRKGESFFKKQSASLFYRILSKLTDINIPVDTGDFRLMDAQVCRELASLHEKNPFVRGQVSWLGFKQTAIHYERDERAAGETKYPLKKMIKLSIDGITSFSYRPLKLASYLGVLTAFIGFVYLIIVLFQRFFTDTTLTGWTSIIILQLVFGGTILFILGLIGEYIGRIYDEVKDRPLYIVEEENGFSK; encoded by the coding sequence ATGAATAAAGAGATGGATTATTCATGTATAGTCCCAGTTTTTAATGAAGAGGAAGTATTAGTAAAAACCTACCAAAGGCTTACAGACGTGATGCAGTCGCTTGACGGAACTTATGAAATTATTTTTGTGAATGATGGAAGTAAAGATTTAACAAGAAGTATATTACAGAAATTAAGTACAGAAGATAATTGCGTTAAAGCACTTCATTTTTCGAGAAACTTTGGTCATCAAATTGCGATTACTGCTGGTGCGAATTATGCAAGTGGTAAAGCGGTGATTGTAATTGATGCAGACTTACAAGATCCACCAGAATTGATTGTTCAAATGGTGAAAAAATGGAAAGAAGGCTATCAAGTCGTTTATGCAAAGCGCCTAAAACGGAAAGGAGAAAGCTTCTTCAAAAAACAAAGTGCTTCTCTTTTTTACCGCATTTTAAGTAAGTTGACCGATATTAATATCCCGGTAGATACTGGTGATTTCCGCCTAATGGATGCGCAAGTGTGCCGCGAACTAGCTAGCCTACATGAGAAAAATCCATTTGTACGTGGGCAAGTAAGTTGGCTCGGTTTTAAACAAACAGCCATTCATTATGAACGAGACGAACGAGCTGCTGGTGAGACAAAATATCCACTAAAAAAAATGATTAAATTATCCATTGACGGTATTACTTCTTTTTCTTACCGTCCATTAAAATTAGCAAGTTATTTAGGAGTTCTTACAGCATTCATCGGCTTTGTTTATTTAATTATTGTTCTCTTCCAAAGGTTCTTTACAGATACAACATTAACCGGTTGGACTTCGATAATTATCTTGCAACTCGTATTTGGAGGGACTATTCTTTTCATACTTGGTTTAATCGGTGAATATATTGGTCGAATTTACGATGAAGTAAAAGACCGTCCACTTTATATAGTAGAAGAAGAAAATGGTTTTTCTAAATAA
- a CDS encoding MBL fold metallo-hydrolase, with amino-acid sequence MKLTVFGHWGGYPAANEGTSSYLLEEDGFKLLIDVGASAVSIMQNYIDPDEIDAAIISHYHPDHVADVGILQHIRLLSPKKEKPPILPIYGHNEDERGYSYLEMPNVTKGIAYKADETLEIGPFKVIFLKTIHPVVCYAMRIEAAGKVFVYTADSAYQDSFIPFSEEADLLVADTNFFHDLAGKTKVHMASVEVAKIAKEANVKSLLLSHLPEVGDLEVLKQEVAAIYKGEIALASKGFTKTF; translated from the coding sequence ATGAAACTAACCGTTTTTGGACATTGGGGTGGCTATCCAGCTGCAAATGAAGGGACATCCAGCTATTTGCTAGAAGAAGATGGCTTTAAACTGTTAATCGATGTTGGTGCAAGTGCCGTTTCTATTATGCAAAATTATATCGACCCAGATGAAATTGATGCGGCGATAATTTCTCATTACCATCCAGACCATGTAGCAGATGTAGGGATTTTGCAGCATATTCGACTATTATCACCAAAAAAGGAAAAACCGCCCATATTACCAATCTATGGACATAACGAAGATGAACGCGGTTACTCTTATTTAGAAATGCCAAATGTCACCAAAGGAATAGCATATAAAGCAGATGAAACTTTAGAAATTGGCCCATTTAAAGTTATTTTTTTAAAAACTATTCATCCAGTTGTTTGTTATGCAATGCGGATAGAAGCAGCAGGGAAAGTGTTTGTATACACCGCAGATAGTGCTTACCAAGATAGCTTTATTCCTTTTTCGGAAGAAGCAGACTTACTTGTTGCTGATACAAATTTTTTCCATGACCTAGCTGGGAAAACAAAAGTGCACATGGCAAGCGTAGAAGTGGCAAAAATTGCGAAAGAAGCAAACGTGAAATCGTTGTTACTTAGCCATTTGCCAGAAGTTGGAGATTTAGAAGTGCTGAAACAAGAAGTAGCAGCGATTTATAAAGGAGAAATAGCACTTGCGTCAAAAGGATTCACAAAAACATTTTAA
- a CDS encoding ArnT family glycosyltransferase has protein sequence MKKWMRTWDFYFIGIIMLAIFFYFYGIWNDDTVNPYYTAAVTSMVQNSHNFFYAAFDPAGFITVDKPPVALWLQAISALIFGIHGWSVILPQALAGVGSVILLYVLVKPKFGKWAARITALIMALTPITVAVTRTNNMDAILVFVLLLATYFLFKAVYKAKFRWLLLAFALIGVGFNVKMLQAFMVVPAFVLFYFIAVKLKWKKKAIQLFVALVLMFGVSVSWAVIVDQTSASERPYVGSSQTNSVLELAFGYNGVERLLGQETGMSTGTSSNSEMTQPGGNVASSNESSIPRQPPSGGMDHGSAPQISTADGGGTPSNGGGPGVNGGGNTGSKMTGGTGMFGTGTAGPLRLFQTALGDQISWFFPLVIIGMLAIFLAYRNENKRIYQLNSKQKEMVFWAAWLIPVAGFFSIAGFFHHYYLIMLAPPIAVLSGVGFVSLFHLYREKSNWQRFLLPISIMLTGALQTFFIFSYLPLLAIVVGLTSISVSIILIAIQQHTKLASKMTALALAILLVAPLYWSLTPILYGSNSSLPEAGPQLKKSSHGGFADASVDDRLISYLEKNNTSETYLFGTTDATTAGPYIIQTKKAVMALGGFNGTDPTITVKQLKKMMKDGEIKYFYLPTNTKASDSDVVKWVEENGTEIDSTEWSSSTSTIENTSQNSESAMPGMNGTENGTLYQLK, from the coding sequence ATGAAAAAATGGATGAGAACTTGGGATTTTTACTTTATCGGTATTATTATGCTTGCTATCTTTTTTTATTTTTATGGTATTTGGAATGATGATACGGTAAATCCTTATTATACAGCAGCAGTGACAAGTATGGTGCAAAACTCCCATAATTTTTTCTATGCGGCGTTTGATCCTGCTGGCTTTATTACTGTAGATAAACCACCCGTTGCACTTTGGCTTCAAGCAATTAGTGCCTTGATATTTGGTATTCACGGTTGGAGTGTTATTCTACCTCAGGCATTAGCAGGAGTTGGTTCGGTTATTTTACTTTACGTATTAGTGAAGCCTAAATTCGGCAAATGGGCTGCACGGATTACAGCGCTAATTATGGCACTAACACCTATCACAGTTGCAGTTACACGAACGAATAATATGGATGCGATTCTTGTTTTTGTTTTATTACTGGCAACTTATTTTCTATTTAAAGCTGTTTACAAAGCGAAATTTCGCTGGCTTTTACTTGCATTCGCACTTATTGGGGTAGGTTTTAATGTCAAAATGCTTCAAGCCTTTATGGTTGTTCCCGCTTTTGTATTATTTTACTTTATTGCTGTCAAATTGAAATGGAAGAAAAAAGCTATTCAACTTTTCGTAGCACTTGTTTTGATGTTTGGTGTTTCGGTTTCATGGGCAGTCATCGTTGACCAAACATCTGCTTCTGAAAGGCCGTATGTTGGTAGTAGCCAAACAAACTCCGTACTTGAACTTGCATTTGGGTACAATGGTGTAGAACGACTACTTGGGCAAGAAACTGGAATGAGTACGGGAACTAGTAGTAATTCAGAAATGACCCAGCCTGGCGGAAATGTGGCTAGCTCCAATGAGTCATCCATACCAAGGCAACCTCCTAGTGGTGGTATGGACCACGGTTCGGCGCCACAAATTAGTACTGCTGATGGTGGTGGAACTCCTTCTAATGGCGGCGGTCCAGGTGTTAATGGTGGTGGTAATACTGGTTCCAAAATGACTGGTGGGACAGGTATGTTTGGAACAGGAACAGCAGGACCACTTCGCCTATTCCAAACTGCACTAGGTGACCAAATAAGTTGGTTCTTCCCCCTTGTAATTATCGGAATGTTAGCGATATTCTTAGCGTATCGAAATGAAAATAAACGAATCTATCAACTGAATTCAAAGCAAAAAGAGATGGTTTTCTGGGCTGCATGGCTCATTCCAGTTGCAGGATTTTTCAGTATTGCTGGCTTTTTCCATCATTACTATTTAATCATGCTAGCTCCTCCAATAGCAGTTCTTAGTGGTGTCGGCTTTGTTTCGTTATTCCACTTATACCGAGAAAAATCAAATTGGCAAAGATTTCTACTTCCAATATCTATAATGCTGACGGGAGCATTGCAAACATTCTTTATTTTCTCCTATTTACCTTTACTTGCTATTGTTGTCGGTCTCACCTCTATAAGCGTTTCGATAATTTTAATTGCTATTCAGCAACATACAAAGTTAGCGTCAAAAATGACTGCATTAGCATTAGCGATTTTATTAGTTGCCCCACTTTATTGGTCATTAACCCCCATTTTGTATGGTAGCAATAGTTCATTACCAGAAGCTGGACCACAATTAAAAAAATCTAGCCACGGCGGTTTTGCGGACGCTTCTGTGGATGATAGGTTGATTAGCTATCTAGAAAAAAACAATACTTCAGAAACCTATTTATTTGGAACAACTGATGCAACCACAGCAGGTCCATATATTATCCAAACCAAAAAAGCAGTCATGGCACTTGGTGGTTTTAATGGTACAGATCCAACTATTACTGTCAAGCAGTTGAAGAAAATGATGAAAGATGGCGAAATTAAATATTTTTATCTTCCAACAAATACTAAAGCTTCGGACTCAGATGTGGTAAAATGGGTAGAAGAAAACGGAACAGAAATCGATAGTACAGAATGGAGTAGCTCCACTTCTACTATCGAAAACACATCACAGAATTCAGAAAGTGCTATGCCGGGAATGAATGGCACTGAAAACGGAACACTTTATCAATTGAAATAA
- the ltaS gene encoding lipoteichoic acid synthase LtaS translates to MKDWKIKIQTFLSKNYGFFVLAVILYWLKTYIAYQTEFKLGIENLMQQILLFINPLSGAIFFIGLALFAKGRRSFIWIIVIDFLMTFILYANIVYYRFFSDFITLPNLNPKQMQNMGDMGSSITALLSWHDIIYFIDIVLLIALLAFRFVKPDKTARIRARKVVGVLTLGIAMFFANLGLAEIDRPQLLTRTFDRNYIVKYLGMTNYQIYDAVKSTESSTQRALADSSDVTEVLNYTKSKYAAPNPEYFGKAKGKNVIYIHLESFQQFLVNYKLNGEEVTPFINSFFKDQNTLSFTNFFHQTGQGKTADSEMLLENSLYGLAQGSAFTTKGQNTYESASAILGQQGYTSAVFHGNYKSFWNRDEIYKQFGYDHFFDASYYDMNEADVSNYGLKDKPFFQESEEYLSSLPQPFYTKFITLTNHFPYPIDEKDATIAPATTGDSSVDTYFQTARYLDESVKSFIDYLKKSGIYDNSVIIMYGDHYGISDNHEEAMTKILGKEYNSFENAQAQRVPLMIHVPGVEGGVQEQYGGQVDLLPTLLHLLGIDNKEYLQFGTDLLSKDHKQLVPFRNGDYITPDYSMIGGNLYNQKTGESIATETKEMKDTKEKVAKELELSDSVLQGDLLRFYAPDGFEKVDPSKYNYNKKKTTDSEDK, encoded by the coding sequence ATGAAGGATTGGAAAATAAAAATCCAAACGTTTTTAAGCAAGAATTATGGATTTTTTGTTCTAGCCGTCATTCTTTATTGGCTAAAAACGTATATTGCATATCAAACAGAATTTAAACTAGGTATTGAAAATCTTATGCAGCAAATATTGCTGTTCATTAATCCATTAAGTGGGGCTATTTTTTTCATAGGTCTTGCGCTTTTTGCTAAAGGACGTCGCTCATTTATTTGGATTATCGTTATTGATTTTCTAATGACTTTTATCCTTTACGCAAATATTGTGTACTATCGATTCTTCAGTGATTTTATTACACTTCCGAATCTAAATCCAAAACAAATGCAGAACATGGGTGACATGGGTAGCAGTATCACAGCATTACTTAGCTGGCATGATATTATTTATTTTATCGACATCGTTCTTTTAATTGCACTGCTTGCTTTCCGTTTTGTAAAACCTGACAAAACTGCTCGTATTCGTGCCAGAAAGGTTGTCGGTGTTCTTACGCTTGGTATCGCCATGTTTTTTGCTAATTTAGGACTTGCTGAAATTGATCGTCCGCAATTATTAACAAGAACATTTGATAGAAATTATATTGTAAAATATCTTGGTATGACTAACTATCAAATTTATGATGCAGTAAAAAGCACAGAATCCTCCACGCAGCGAGCTCTTGCTGACAGTAGTGATGTAACAGAAGTACTGAATTACACTAAATCAAAATATGCCGCGCCAAACCCAGAATACTTTGGGAAAGCGAAAGGCAAAAACGTTATTTATATTCATTTAGAAAGTTTCCAACAATTCTTAGTGAACTATAAACTAAATGGAGAAGAAGTAACGCCGTTTATTAACTCTTTCTTTAAAGATCAAAATACACTAAGCTTTACAAACTTCTTCCACCAAACCGGCCAAGGTAAAACAGCTGATTCTGAGATGTTACTGGAGAATTCGCTTTACGGATTAGCTCAAGGTTCTGCCTTTACAACAAAAGGTCAAAACACTTACGAATCCGCATCAGCTATTTTAGGTCAACAAGGTTATACAAGTGCTGTATTCCACGGTAACTATAAGAGCTTCTGGAATCGCGACGAAATTTATAAACAATTTGGTTACGATCACTTCTTTGACGCTAGTTACTATGATATGAATGAAGCGGATGTTTCTAACTATGGATTAAAGGATAAGCCGTTCTTCCAAGAGTCTGAAGAATATCTATCTTCCCTACCGCAACCATTCTATACAAAATTCATTACGCTAACCAATCACTTCCCCTATCCAATTGATGAAAAGGATGCGACGATTGCTCCAGCGACAACTGGCGATTCATCCGTTGATACGTACTTCCAAACAGCGCGTTATCTAGATGAATCCGTGAAAAGCTTTATTGATTACTTGAAGAAATCCGGAATTTACGATAATTCCGTGATTATTATGTATGGTGATCACTATGGTATTTCTGATAACCATGAAGAAGCCATGACAAAAATTCTTGGTAAAGAATACAACTCTTTTGAAAATGCTCAAGCGCAACGTGTTCCTTTAATGATTCATGTTCCTGGCGTGGAAGGTGGCGTTCAAGAACAATATGGTGGTCAAGTGGACCTTCTACCAACGTTACTTCACTTACTTGGTATCGATAACAAAGAATACTTGCAATTTGGTACAGACTTACTTTCAAAAGATCATAAGCAATTAGTTCCATTCCGAAATGGAGATTACATTACTCCTGATTATTCCATGATCGGTGGCAATCTATACAACCAAAAAACGGGTGAATCAATTGCGACAGAAACAAAAGAAATGAAAGACACGAAAGAAAAAGTAGCGAAAGAGCTAGAACTTTCTGATTCGGTCTTACAAGGCGACTTGTTACGTTTCTATGCTCCTGATGGTTTTGAAAAAGTAGATCCAAGTAAATATAATTACAACAAGAAAAAAACAACAGATTCAGAAGATAAATAA
- a CDS encoding VOC family protein — MKQSIVHIALVVKDYDEAIRFYTEKLNFELVEDTYQPEQDKRWVVVAPPNSKGTTILLARASEPIQTDFIGNQAGGRVFLFLGTDDFYRDYNNMIEKGIEFVREPKTTDYGEVAVFKDLYGNLWDLVQFSEDHLMKRRL; from the coding sequence GTGAAACAATCAATTGTTCATATTGCCTTAGTTGTTAAAGATTATGATGAGGCTATTCGATTTTACACGGAAAAATTAAATTTTGAATTAGTAGAAGATACCTATCAACCAGAACAAGATAAAAGATGGGTAGTAGTGGCTCCACCTAATTCCAAAGGGACAACGATTTTACTTGCAAGAGCCTCCGAACCAATACAAACTGATTTTATTGGTAACCAAGCAGGAGGAAGAGTCTTTTTGTTTCTAGGAACGGATGACTTTTACCGAGATTATAATAATATGATAGAAAAAGGAATAGAGTTTGTAAGAGAACCAAAGACGACGGATTACGGGGAAGTTGCAGTGTTTAAAGATTTGTATGGCAATTTATGGGATTTGGTTCAATTTTCGGAAGATCATTTAATGAAAAGACGACTCTAA
- the lplA1 gene encoding lipoate protein ligase LplA1 gives MYFVDNNNEKDPRINLAVEEFILTELQLDEPVLLFYINKPSIIIGRNQNTIEEIDTEYVEKNDVIVVRRLSGGGAVYHDEGNLNFSFITEDDGESFHNFAKFTQPIVEALKRLGVNAELKGRNDLLIDGFKVSGNAQFATKGKMFSHGTLMYNLNIDNVVASLKPRKDKIESKGIKSVRSRVANISDFMKQEMTTEEFRDLLLLYIFGVDKVEEVKEYKLTEKDWEKIREISAKRYGNWDWNYGKSPKFDLDRTKRFPVGSVDVRLNVKKGIITDIKIFGDFFGVKNVADIEQKLLNVTYKRDALAEALADIEVKEYFGNITKEEFLDLLY, from the coding sequence ATGTACTTTGTAGATAATAATAATGAAAAGGACCCACGTATCAATTTAGCAGTGGAGGAATTTATTTTAACGGAATTACAATTAGATGAGCCAGTGTTGTTATTTTATATCAATAAACCATCGATTATTATTGGACGGAATCAAAATACAATAGAAGAAATCGATACAGAATATGTGGAAAAAAATGATGTGATTGTCGTTCGTAGACTTTCAGGTGGTGGCGCAGTTTATCATGACGAAGGAAATTTGAATTTTAGCTTTATTACTGAAGATGATGGTGAATCGTTCCATAATTTTGCGAAGTTTACCCAACCGATTGTAGAAGCATTGAAGCGACTTGGTGTAAATGCGGAATTAAAAGGCCGAAATGATTTACTTATTGATGGTTTTAAAGTCTCTGGAAATGCCCAGTTTGCTACAAAAGGAAAGATGTTCTCGCATGGAACATTAATGTACAACTTGAACATCGATAATGTCGTGGCCTCGTTAAAACCGCGGAAAGACAAAATTGAGTCAAAAGGAATCAAATCTGTTCGAAGTCGTGTTGCAAATATTTCTGATTTTATGAAACAAGAAATGACAACCGAAGAATTCCGGGACTTGTTATTACTTTATATTTTCGGCGTGGATAAAGTGGAAGAGGTCAAAGAATATAAATTAACTGAAAAAGACTGGGAAAAAATCCGAGAAATATCTGCAAAACGTTACGGTAATTGGGATTGGAATTACGGGAAATCACCAAAATTTGACTTAGACCGGACAAAACGTTTTCCAGTTGGATCTGTGGATGTTCGTTTAAATGTCAAAAAAGGAATTATCACGGATATTAAAATTTTTGGCGACTTCTTTGGGGTGAAAAATGTAGCGGACATCGAACAAAAACTACTAAATGTCACTTATAAACGAGATGCTCTGGCTGAAGCTCTAGCCGATATCGAAGTAAAAGAGTATTTTGGAAACATTACAAAAGAAGAATTTTTAGACTTACTTTATTAA